The Vidua chalybeata isolate OUT-0048 chromosome 30, bVidCha1 merged haplotype, whole genome shotgun sequence genomic interval atccccgtgtccctgtccccatccctgtgtccccatgccctcctggtgtccctgtccccaggtgtcccctctcacctccccctgtccctgtcccctcctggtgtccctgtccccatcctcgTGTCCCCTCCTagtttccctgtccccaggtgtcccttcccagtgtccctgtccccatccccgtgtccccatgccctcccggtgtccctgtctccaggtgtccccaggtgtccccgtcCCTcacctctctctttttcttggCTCTGCCATCCTCGCTGCCGGGCAGTCCCTTGCGCTTGGCGCCCTCAGGGCGCTCGCGGGGCcgtgtcccctcgctgtccctcatgtccctcatCCTGCGGTCCTTGCGCAGGAACTGCGAGATCAGCTCGGGGCAGTCCAGGTTCTTCTCGGGCTCCCACGTGTTGTgctccctggggacacgggcaggggacacccagggacacggtcaggggacaggggacaggggacatggtcaggggacacccagggacacggTCAGTGGACAGGGGACACAgtcaggggacacccagggacacggtcaggggacaggggacaggggacatggtcaggggacacccagggacatggtcaggggacaggggacaggggacatggtcaggggacacccagggacacggtcaggggacaggggacaggggacatggtcaggggacacccagggacacggTCAGTGGACAGGGGACGCAgtcaggggacacccagggacacggtcaggggacaggggacaggggacatggtcaggggacacccagggacatggtcaggggacaggggacactgtcaggggacacccagggacacggtcaggggacaggggacactgtcaggggacacccagggtgctgtgtcccctgtccccaggagctgtcaggggacacccagggtgctgtgtcccctgtccccgggAGCTGTTGGGGGATACCCAGGGTGCTGTGTCCCCTGCCCCCGGAGCGTCCCCCGTGTGCCaccgcgctgtccccgctgtcacTCACTCGGAGAAGCCCTTCCACTTGAGCAGGTACTCGGCCTGGCCCCTCACCACGCGCCGATCCAGAACCTTCTCCACCACatactcctcctcctcccccgaGGACGAGCTGTCGGCTGCCCGCCGGCTCCTCCTGCCCATAGCGCAGCCAccgctctggggacagggacagggatgtcaCCGTGGGACACAACTCCTCCTGCCCACAGCGCAGCCAccgctctggggacagggacagggatgtcaCCATGGGAATGTCACCGTGGGACACAGATCCTCCTGCCCATAGCGCAGCCAccgctctggggacagggacaggaatgtCACCATGGGAATGTCACCGTGGGACACAGATCCTCCTGCCCATAGCGCAGCCAccgctctggggacagggacaggaatgtCACCGTGGGAATGTCACGGTGGCACACGGCAGTGCCCGCCggctcctcctgcccacagTGCAGCCAccgctctggggacagggacagggatgtcaCCGTGGGAATGTCACTGTGGGTCAGGGAATGTCACCGTGGGACACggctcctcctgcccacagTGCAGCCAccgctctggggacagggatgtcaCCGTGGGTCAGGGAATGTCACACAGGGGCTCCTCCCGCCCACCTCTCTGGGGACATGGTGTTGTCAcccacaggggacaggggacacctcGGGGTGGGATTTGAGGCTCCCGGAGCGCCCTTAAAGGgaaggggacacctgggggttgccaagagggatttggggacatccTGGGACCCCCAAGGAGGGatctggggacacctgggggtcgccaagagggatttgggacatcctgggacccccaaggagggatttggggacacttgggggtCCCcaagagggatttggggacatccTGGGACCCCcaagagggatttggggacattttgggatgcccaaaagggatttggggatcccTGAGAGGGATTTGGAGTAATCTTGGGACCCCCAAGAGGGATTTAGGGTCATTTTGGGACCCCCAAAAGGgatttggggtaattttgggatCCCtaagagggatttgggatcattttgggacccccaaaagggatttggggacacctggggatcCTCAAAGGGAGATCTCAAGGGGGAGGCACAGGAGGGGCTGATTCCTAAAAACCAGTGGGGATTTAGGCACAAAGAAACACGTTTTGGGctaaaaacccctaaaaaaaaaaaaaaaaaagaaaaaaagaaaagaaaagaaaagaaaaagaaacccaggGAATTTAGGCAGAGCGAAatggaatttggaaaaaatccccagaaactgaggggggatttgggagcagagaAATGGAATTTGGGCTAAACCACTTAAAAACGgggaggattaaaaaaaaagaagacttttaaaaaacctcaaatcGAGCTTTTcgcctccccccacccccttaaGCCACGATTTTAGcggatttctttcttttaaaccCAGCCCTAAAGCCCTGTGAGGGACGCGGGGAATTCCTCGCTCCCGGCTGGAATTTCCTGCCGGATTCCCGGCGGGGTTTGAAGGGCGGGACTCGGGAGGTTTCGGGCGGATTCCTGAGGGAAAAGGGGCCGCTTTGGGTGGGAAAAGGCGATTTTGGGCAGGGAGAATCCGCGGCCGAGCCCCCGCGGCGCCGATCCCGGATCCCGCGCCCGGGAATCCTGAGGGAACAAAGGGACGGCGCCGCGCTGAGGCCCAAAAGCGCCTTCCCAGGGCTGAAAAGCGCAGTTCTGAGGGAAAAGCCGCCGGTTAGAGGCGGGAACGCGCCGGTTTGAGGCGGAACACGGCGGTTTGAGGGCAGAACCCGCAGTTTTGGGGTAAAAAGCCGCAGATTTGGGTTCAAAGCGCCGCTGTGAGGCCCGGCAGCCGGGCCCGAGGGCGGGGCCAGCAGCGCGCCGCGGCGCGCGATTGGTCAGAGCCGCCGCGCGCCCGCGCGATGATTGGCAGAGCGCCCCGCCGCTcgccgcagccccgccgcgCCACTATTGGGCGGTGGAACCGTCACTCCAAGCGCCGCCCCGCCTTCACTGCACTGCTATTGGTCGGCGCGCCTGTCACTCGGCGCGCCGCCCCGCCTCTCGCGCGCTGCTATTAAATACCGCGGCCGTCACTCCAGGCGTGGCCCCGCCTCCCGCCCGCATCCATTGGCCGCCGCGCCTGCCCGTCCCGGCGGCGGACCCGCCCCCGCGCTGCCGCCCATTCatccgccgcccgccgccggcgcTACCTGCGCGGAGAGCGGCTCCGGCGCGGGCCCGTCCGCCGCGGTTTGGCCGCCCCTCCGAGCTGCCGCCGCTCCGCGCTCCGCCCGCCAAAACCGCCCGCAGCGCGCAGGCGCCGCCGGCCGCGCTTCGCGCATGCGTCCGCCCgcctttcctccccctccccaaagcCCGCCGCGATCGGCGCATGCGCTGCTCCGGGCGCACCTTggggccggcgggcgggcggccccTCCTCGCCGCCGCCGGGagtcgccgccgccgccccgctctgcgcccgccgcgccgcgctcGCCGAGCTGCGCTGGGCCCGCCGGCGGCCCGCGCTGAGCGACGGCCGCGCCCGNNNNNNNNNNNNNNNNNNNNNNNNNNNNNNNNNNNNNNNNNNNNNNNNNNNNNNNNNNNNNNNNNNNNNNNNNNNNNNNNNNNNNNNNNNNNNNNNNNNNNNNNNNNNNNNNNNNNNNNNNNNNNNNNNNNNNNNNNNNNNNNNNNNNNNNNNNNNNNNNNNNNNNNNNNNNNNNNNNNNNNNNNNNNNNNNNNNNNNNNNNNNNNNNNNNNNNNNNNNNNNNNNNNNNNNNNNNNNNNNNNNNNNNNNNNNNNNNNNNNNNNNNNNNNNNNNNNNNNNNNNNNNNNNNNNNNNNNNNNNNNNNNNNNNNNNNNNNNNNNNNNNNNNNNNNNNNNNNNNNNNNNNNNNNNNNNNNNNNNNNNNNNNNNNNNNNNNNNNNNNNNNNNNNNNNNNNNNNNNNNNNNNNNNNNNNNNNNNNNNNNNNNNNNNNNNNNNNNNNNNNNNNNNNNNNNNNNNNNNNNNNNNNNNNNNNNNNNNNNNNNNNNNNNNNNNNNNNNNNTtcctcttgaattcactcttggcatgccaatgggaggtgttccaggacaactttcctgagttttgacttagtcgtcatgcatcccaccttggaaattcttgtgctccccagaggctccgagatgcagagaacacggtggcagctgctgaaaagaagggcaactgtgagttggtcaagaagcaagaacctaggcagctgactgtgcttggcaaggagcagctgctggattcttgcaattgccttcagtgcgcacagaagcccgctgctctgctgcttgcttttcgccttcagtcaattacacactgctgaagctgaggcaggctgttcagctttgctgcttttcagcatctcagctgcccttctgctctgtgacagctctccaggttcttgccttcgccaggctgcaacgtgcccgctactacccagaactgggcaggagtgggcagagagcacggccatctgccagcaggttgcagcttgcccaggaaagtgcagtgtccttggaatgtgcagcaaatcttatttcctggcaaggtcgggctaagtgagcagtgctggtacactttctccttgagaactggagcggaaaagctcttcgctaagatgtaggcgactagagaggcagaatacgcagctccggagctggccgaaagcaagtgccgcttcccggcgtcgttcggcagaagcggctcttcggagcgcaccgctgccgctccagtgatctgtgcgcgaaatagccgcttcttgtcctccggcagccggagttcgcggtagcttgcaagaggcgaagaacgaagccgcgaagaagccggcttgtgtgcgaagcccgcagacagctgcaggacggtggctgctgctctcctgcctcttgaattcactcttggcatgccaatggaggtgttccaggacaactttcccGGGTTTTGACTTTAGTTTTCttgcatcccaccttggaaattcttctacctccccagaggctccgagatgcagagaacacggtggcagctgctgaaaagaagggcaactgggagttggtcaagaagcaagaacctaggcagctgactgtgcttggcaaggagcagctgctggattcttgcaattgccttcagtgcgcacagaagcccgctgctctgctgcttgctttttcgccttcagtcaattacacactgctgaagctgaggcaggctgttcagctttgctgcttttcagcatctcagctgcccttctgctctgtgacagctctccaggcttcttgccttcgccaggctgcaacgtgcccgctactacccagaactgggcaggagtgggcagagagcacggccatctgccagcaggttgcagcttgcccaggaaagtgcagtgtccttggaatgtgcagcaaatcttatttcctggcaaggtcgggctaagtgagcagtgctggtacactttctccttgagaactggagaggaaaagcttttcgctaagatgtaggcgactagagaggcagaatacgcagctccggagctggccgaaagcaagtgccgcttcccggcgtcgttcggcagaagcggctcttcggagcgcaccgctgccgctccagtgatctgtgcgcgaaatagccgcttcttgtcctccggcagccggagatcgcgtagcttgcaagaggcgaagaacgaagccgcgaagaagccggcttgtgtgcgaagctcgcagacagctgcaggacggtggctgctgctctcctgcctcttgaattcactcttggcatgccaatggaaggtgttccaggacaaacttcctgggttttgacatagttttcatgcatcccaccttggaaattcttgttgctccccagaggctccgagatgcagagaacacggtggcagctgctgaaaagaagggcaactgtgagttggtcaagaagcaagaacctaggcagctgcctgtgcttggcaaggagcagctgctggattcttgcaattgccttcagtgcgcacagaagccctctgctctgctgcttgctttttcgccttcagtcaattacacactgctgaagctgaggcaggctgttcagctttgctgcttttcagcatctcagctgcccttctgctctgtgacagctctcgaggcttcttgccttcgccaggctgcaacgtgcccgctactacccagaaatgggcaggagtgggcggagagcacggccatctgccagcaggttgcagcttgcccaggaaaagtgcagtgtccttggaatgtgcagcaaatcttatttcctggcaaggtcgggctaagtgagcagtgctggtacactttctcctcgagaactggagcggaaaagcttttcgctaagatgtaggcgactagagaggcagaatacgcagctccggagctggccgaaatcaagtgccgcttgccggcgtcgttcggcagaagcggcgcaccggagcgcaccgctgccgctccagtgatctgtgcgcgaaatagccgcttcttgtcctccggcagccggagatcgcggtagcttgcaagaggcgaagaacgaagccgcgaagaagccggcttgtgtgcgaagctcgcagactgctgcaggacggtggctgctgctctcctgcctcttgaattcactcttggcatgccaatggaaggtgttccaggacaactttcctgggttttgacatagtcgtcatgcatcccaccttggaaattcttgttgctccccagaggctccgagatgcagagaacacggtggcagctgctgaaaagaagggcaactgggagttggtcaggaagcaagaacctaggcagctgcctgtgcttggcaaggagcagctgctggattcttgcaattgccttcagtgcgcacagaagcccgctgctctgctgcttgctttttcgccttcagtcaattacacactgctgaagctgaggcaggctgttcagctttgctgcttttcagcatctcagctgcccttctgctctgtgacagctctcgaggcttcttgccttcgccaggctgcaacgtgcccgctactacccagagcagggcaggagtgggcagagagcccggccatctgccagcaggttgcagcttgcccaggaaagtgcagtgtccttgaatgtgcagcaaatcttatttcctggcaaggtcgggctaagtgagcagtgctggtacactttctccttgagaactggagtggaaaagctcttcgctaagatgtaggcgactagagaggcagaatacgcagctccggagctggccgaaagcaagtgccgcttgccggcgtcgttcggcagaagcggcgcttcggagcgcaccg includes:
- the CBX5 gene encoding chromobox protein homolog 5; the protein is MGRRSRRAADSSSSGEEEEYVVEKVLDRRVVRGQAEYLLKWKGFSEEHNTWEPEKNLDCPELISQFLRKDRRMRDMRDSEGTRPRERPEGAKRKGLPGSEDGRAKKKRESNDIARGFERGLEPEKIIGATDSCGDLMFLMKWKDTDEADLVLAKEANLRCPQIVIAFYEERLTWHAYPEDSDPKERDPPRS